One Phycisphaerae bacterium RAS2 DNA window includes the following coding sequences:
- the degP1 gene encoding putative periplasmic serine endoprotease DegP-like precursor: protein MRSIRWLAVLCCAAMASSSARAAVEDPAAEPAKVECKALAKMRIVTGDADCEEVVVEAFGNGDGAWVTEDGDQVAFAFVGAGDPTQPGDGTKVVQKIRVAGDPNDPNSQPKILTFFGSEDSGLKAGGPWLGVQFSPLPKPLASQLKIESGVGLMIGNVYEGSPADAAGLQQYDVITAVDGQKLTNDIGAFLEKVKVFQPGEAHAFSVVRGGQPVAANITIGTRPAMDQMPKAKYESEGEEMVGGNVFGRGGMLQKDPAGNWTFKGFNLPDVPDVMKMIPDVHDMDFKFNLAVPGPGTQQVYVGKSQGKSIRVEKQNDGPYTVTTTETVNGNTNSTTKTYATEDELKAGDAEAHKLLQNGPSVHFFGKPVDGSKFEWRIDGDVMKHHGEAMKRAEEAMKKLHENGGTFGFVPGAHAGVIVQRAKTSFETLPDGKVKVTLRSGEDELVDVYENADALKAARPELYDKYQSLQSQK from the coding sequence ATGCGATCCATTCGTTGGCTGGCGGTGTTGTGTTGTGCGGCCATGGCGTCGAGTTCGGCGCGGGCCGCGGTTGAGGACCCGGCTGCCGAGCCGGCGAAGGTCGAGTGCAAGGCCCTCGCAAAGATGCGAATCGTGACGGGCGACGCCGACTGCGAAGAGGTCGTCGTCGAGGCTTTTGGCAATGGCGACGGCGCCTGGGTGACCGAGGATGGTGATCAGGTCGCGTTCGCGTTTGTCGGCGCGGGCGACCCGACGCAGCCCGGGGACGGCACCAAAGTCGTCCAGAAAATCCGTGTCGCGGGCGATCCGAACGATCCGAACAGTCAGCCGAAGATCCTGACGTTTTTTGGCAGTGAGGATTCGGGTTTGAAGGCGGGCGGTCCGTGGCTGGGCGTTCAATTCTCGCCGCTGCCCAAGCCGCTGGCGTCGCAATTGAAGATCGAGAGCGGCGTGGGTCTGATGATCGGCAACGTGTACGAAGGCTCACCCGCCGACGCGGCCGGGCTCCAGCAGTACGACGTGATCACGGCCGTGGACGGCCAGAAATTGACGAACGACATCGGCGCGTTTCTGGAGAAGGTGAAAGTCTTCCAGCCCGGCGAGGCGCACGCGTTCTCGGTGGTCCGAGGCGGCCAGCCGGTGGCGGCGAACATCACGATCGGCACGCGCCCCGCGATGGATCAGATGCCCAAGGCCAAGTACGAGTCGGAAGGCGAGGAGATGGTCGGCGGGAACGTGTTCGGCCGCGGCGGCATGTTGCAGAAGGATCCGGCCGGCAACTGGACGTTCAAGGGGTTCAACCTGCCGGACGTGCCGGATGTGATGAAGATGATCCCCGACGTGCATGACATGGATTTCAAGTTCAATCTCGCGGTGCCGGGCCCCGGCACGCAGCAGGTCTATGTCGGCAAGAGCCAGGGGAAATCGATTCGTGTCGAAAAGCAAAACGACGGCCCCTACACCGTGACGACGACCGAGACGGTGAACGGCAACACGAACAGCACGACCAAGACTTATGCCACCGAGGACGAACTGAAGGCGGGTGATGCCGAGGCGCACAAGCTGCTTCAGAACGGCCCGTCGGTGCATTTCTTCGGCAAGCCGGTGGACGGCAGCAAGTTTGAATGGCGCATCGACGGCGACGTCATGAAGCACCACGGCGAGGCCATGAAGCGCGCCGAAGAGGCCATGAAGAAGCTCCACGAAAACGGCGGCACATTTGGCTTTGTTCCGGGCGCGCACGCCGGCGTCATCGTCCAGCGCGCCAAGACCAGCTTCGAAACCCTTCCCGACGGCAAGGTCAAAGTGACGTTGCGCTCCGGCGAGGATGAACTGGTCGATGTGTACGAAAACGCCGACGCGCTGAAGGCGGCGCGGCCGGAGTTGTACGACAAATACCAGTCGCTCCAGTCGCAGAAGTAG